From the Leptospira sp. WS60.C2 genome, one window contains:
- the fliS gene encoding flagellar export chaperone FliS, translating into MSLARKTGASAYNEYKANEISTVSQIKLIVMLFDGAIRFLGVAKDNMTPRKYDVVNNNIIKTQDIITELLLSLNMEEGKEVANNLLSLYIYLKKRLLEANMRKDKAIIDECIKILGELKASWEELEKKEPQTPTQSAGPRTTGISITG; encoded by the coding sequence ATGTCGCTTGCGAGAAAAACCGGTGCCTCTGCTTACAATGAATACAAAGCCAACGAGATCTCTACCGTTAGCCAAATCAAATTGATTGTTATGCTTTTTGATGGGGCCATCCGATTCCTTGGTGTTGCAAAAGACAACATGACTCCGCGAAAATACGATGTTGTGAACAATAACATCATCAAAACCCAAGACATCATTACAGAACTGCTTTTGTCTCTCAATATGGAAGAGGGGAAAGAGGTCGCAAATAACCTTTTATCCTTGTATATTTATCTCAAAAAAAGACTGCTCGAAGCCAATATGAGAAAAGACAAGGCCATCATTGATGAGTGCATTAAAATATTGGGAGAGCTCAAAGCTTCCTGGGAAGAATTAGAAAAGAAAGAACCCCAAACTCCTACTCAAAGTGCCGGCCCAAGGACCACTGGAATTTCGATCACAGGTTAA
- a CDS encoding TRAP transporter small permease: MKFVERILNTLSFGEKWAGGICFLLLTLLMIADVSKREVIDKVISWTLETTEAYPNTGVAGFVGDWSVYIAESIHGGTSSFLEWLGLGGIIWAQKLSLYFMLWGGLFGSALASAKGSHLRPEIADKVLPKAILHYVKIIEQWVIASFFLFLAYLSVIYVLESISLDEVNPVTEIHLWKVQLIFPYIFISMGFRHLCYGIFPSLIPSDINEATEALELAEKELSESNQGGNR, from the coding sequence ATGAAATTCGTCGAACGAATTCTAAATACTTTGAGTTTCGGCGAGAAATGGGCAGGAGGAATTTGTTTCCTTCTGCTCACTCTTCTCATGATTGCTGACGTCTCCAAACGGGAAGTCATCGATAAAGTTATAAGTTGGACACTCGAAACAACAGAAGCCTATCCAAACACGGGAGTCGCAGGTTTTGTTGGCGATTGGAGTGTATACATCGCAGAATCCATCCATGGTGGCACATCCTCGTTCTTAGAGTGGTTAGGACTTGGTGGGATCATATGGGCGCAAAAATTATCCCTTTATTTTATGTTATGGGGTGGATTATTTGGATCTGCTCTTGCTAGTGCAAAAGGATCTCATTTGAGACCAGAAATTGCTGACAAAGTGTTACCAAAAGCAATTTTACACTATGTTAAGATCATTGAGCAGTGGGTCATAGCCAGTTTCTTTTTATTCTTAGCTTATCTATCTGTCATTTATGTTTTAGAAAGTATTAGTTTAGATGAAGTGAATCCTGTAACAGAAATCCATTTATGGAAAGTCCAACTGATTTTCCCTTACATTTTTATCTCTATGGGATTTCGACATTTGTGTTATGGAATCTTTCCTTCGCTCATCCCATCCGACATCAATGAAGCTACAGAAGCTTTGGAACTTGCGGAAAAAGAACTTTCCGAATCGAACCAGGGAGGGAATCGCTAA
- the dctP gene encoding TRAP transporter substrate-binding protein DctP, producing the protein MFLKQIKYLVCVSIALTIGGGLFAQTTVKLATVAPEGSPWANELSKIKKKIETDSQGQIKFKIYPGGQMGGENEILQQVIRGKLQGAGLTAGSLANTVKELNVLEIPYLFNSYAQADCVLDEHLLEDFRKLFESKGLIFVTWAENGYRSIGTKSVAVKKPEDLKGIKIRVQESPVHIAYWKQLGVSGIPIAIPEVLPSLQTGVVEGFDNTPLFTLAAEWQTAIKYFTLTRHIYQPAAILYSKKFWDTLNEEQKKTLMGEGNKLAPGARQAVRSIEKNMIATLKKADVQVYEPSSADLAGFKTAANAVATQVIGKIGGQSKQIYDKIQKAKAACGG; encoded by the coding sequence ATGTTTTTAAAACAGATAAAATATTTAGTTTGTGTAAGTATCGCCCTCACCATAGGTGGGGGTCTTTTTGCTCAAACGACCGTTAAACTCGCTACCGTTGCACCCGAAGGATCACCTTGGGCAAACGAATTATCTAAAATCAAAAAGAAAATAGAAACTGATTCACAAGGCCAAATTAAATTCAAAATTTATCCTGGTGGGCAGATGGGAGGAGAAAACGAAATCCTCCAACAAGTAATTCGCGGAAAACTGCAAGGGGCAGGCCTCACTGCAGGATCTCTTGCTAACACTGTAAAAGAATTAAACGTCTTAGAAATTCCCTATCTTTTTAATTCTTATGCACAAGCAGATTGCGTTCTCGACGAACACCTTCTGGAAGACTTTAGAAAGCTATTTGAGTCAAAAGGTCTCATTTTTGTGACTTGGGCAGAAAACGGTTACCGTTCCATTGGAACAAAATCTGTAGCGGTGAAAAAACCTGAAGATCTTAAGGGAATCAAAATCAGAGTGCAAGAATCTCCTGTTCACATTGCATATTGGAAACAATTGGGTGTGAGTGGAATTCCGATTGCTATCCCTGAAGTTCTCCCTTCTTTACAAACGGGTGTGGTGGAAGGATTTGACAACACTCCTCTTTTCACTCTCGCGGCTGAATGGCAAACAGCGATCAAGTATTTCACTTTGACTCGTCACATTTACCAACCTGCAGCCATCCTTTACTCAAAAAAATTCTGGGATACATTAAACGAAGAACAAAAGAAAACGTTGATGGGTGAAGGAAATAAACTGGCTCCAGGTGCAAGACAAGCAGTGCGTTCCATCGAAAAGAACATGATCGCTACATTGAAAAAAGCTGATGTACAAGTGTATGAGCCTTCTAGCGCTGACTTAGCAGGATTCAAAACTGCAGCAAATGCAGTGGCAACACAAGTGATTGGAAAAATTGGTGGTCAATCTAAGCAGATCTACGATAAAATCCAAAAAGCGAAAGCAGCTTGTGGCGGTTAG
- a CDS encoding DnaJ domain-containing protein yields MDKKLLLNDSLQFLGLRSGFTEAELKESYHKLAKKYHPDTGEFTSEVMFLELNKHYETLKESLLVHAEEEENTEEGEEFVESSERIRTKTNSINQSETKPSKDPIFQEYKVAKEKETEAILRYYEKRNLHPIELSSSLNKELLQLQKELEPVIQVYANILKNFPSSLWAPDAKNSLERLRVWWSKE; encoded by the coding sequence ATGGACAAGAAACTACTGTTAAATGATTCTCTTCAATTTTTAGGTTTACGATCTGGTTTTACGGAAGCGGAATTAAAAGAGTCCTATCACAAATTAGCAAAAAAATACCATCCTGATACTGGTGAGTTTACCAGTGAGGTGATGTTTCTAGAATTAAACAAACATTACGAAACGTTAAAAGAATCTCTACTAGTTCATGCAGAGGAAGAGGAAAACACCGAAGAAGGGGAAGAATTCGTAGAATCCAGTGAACGAATTAGAACAAAAACGAATTCCATAAACCAATCGGAAACCAAACCATCCAAAGATCCCATTTTCCAAGAATACAAAGTTGCCAAAGAAAAAGAGACGGAAGCCATCCTTCGGTATTACGAAAAACGGAACTTACATCCCATCGAACTTTCGAGTTCGCTTAACAAAGAACTTCTGCAATTGCAAAAAGAATTAGAGCCTGTCATCCAAGTATATGCCAATATTCTAAAAAACTTCCCTTCGAGTCTTTGGGCACCTGATGCTAAAAATTCACTTGAGAGACTCCGTGTATGGTGGTCCAAGGAATAA
- a CDS encoding HPP family protein, producing MLFAVPDAPLSQPRNLIGGHLISACIAVILVWCFGTNFFTIGMSVGLSILVMYLTHTLHPPGGATALIGVMGGVGLEFIFFPVMVGVIVLLLNALIVNNLVHHRKYPVVWF from the coding sequence TTGTTATTTGCAGTGCCTGATGCTCCTCTTTCCCAACCTAGAAATCTCATTGGTGGGCATCTGATCTCTGCATGCATTGCTGTCATTTTGGTATGGTGTTTTGGTACCAATTTTTTCACGATCGGAATGTCTGTTGGATTATCGATCCTTGTGATGTATCTTACCCATACCTTACATCCTCCGGGCGGAGCCACCGCTCTCATTGGTGTGATGGGGGGAGTTGGCTTGGAGTTTATTTTTTTTCCAGTGATGGTGGGAGTGATTGTATTACTTTTGAATGCACTGATTGTGAATAATCTTGTGCACCACCGGAAATATCCGGTGGTTTGGTTTTAG
- the purN gene encoding phosphoribosylglycinamide formyltransferase produces MGKTKRIVFLASGRGSNFSASVEYIRKKKLKVEILALVSDNPDAKALAIAEKFGIPTKVVPYSSYSSKLDYHRDLLRVVEAFRPDLIVACGYMRILKPDFVQSFPNQIMNVHPSLLPAFPGLDSQKQALDYGVKVAGCTVHFVWEGVDTGPIILQKAIAIRPEWTEKELSLAILKEEHEILPLAIQLFCEDKLKIKERKVEILK; encoded by the coding sequence ATGGGAAAAACAAAACGCATTGTTTTTTTGGCTTCGGGGAGAGGTTCGAATTTTTCTGCTTCCGTCGAGTACATCCGTAAAAAGAAGCTAAAAGTAGAGATTCTAGCCCTCGTTTCGGACAATCCTGATGCAAAAGCGCTGGCCATCGCAGAAAAATTCGGAATTCCCACAAAAGTCGTCCCATATAGCTCTTACTCCTCCAAATTGGACTACCACAGGGATCTTCTCCGCGTAGTGGAAGCATTCAGGCCAGATTTAATCGTGGCATGTGGATACATGCGCATCCTCAAACCAGACTTTGTGCAAAGTTTTCCCAACCAAATTATGAATGTCCACCCAAGCCTCCTTCCCGCCTTTCCAGGACTCGATTCCCAAAAACAAGCCTTGGACTACGGAGTCAAAGTGGCTGGTTGTACGGTACATTTTGTTTGGGAAGGTGTGGACACAGGTCCTATCATTTTACAAAAAGCGATTGCCATTCGACCGGAATGGACTGAAAAAGAATTATCCCTGGCAATCCTAAAGGAAGAACATGAAATCCTTCCTCTCGCTATACAACTGTTTTGTGAAGATAAATTAAAAATCAAAGAACGAAAGGTAGAAATCCTAAAATGA
- the purH gene encoding bifunctional phosphoribosylaminoimidazolecarboxamide formyltransferase/IMP cyclohydrolase: MIQIQRALVSVSDKTGITEICSFLAKNGVEILSTGGTYDALAKAGIAVKKVDEFTGFPEILHGRVKTLHPKIHGGLLGDTTNPDHVKQMEANGIVPITLVIVNLYPFVKTVMKPDVTFEDAIENIDIGGPSMLRSAAKNHKNVVVLTDPKDYESFQNEFTANNGKISRESAFGYAAKVFSETASYDSAISTYFNKRQGIKYPDKITFAFNKKQKLRYGENPHQDAAFYEPLFLKSQFEALQGKELSFNNMLDFDAAFHVASLLPKNAVSIVKHLNPCGIAFGDTVLESFELARKTDPISAFGGIIGIHGRVEKDAAEEITKNFVEGVIAESFSPEALEIFGKKPNIRLIPIAKFDEALDELDLRSLHHGLLIQNRDYDLITKDKLKIVSKKQPTEDDLEGLMFAWNCVKFIKSNAIVYTDQNSTLGIGAGQMSRVDSVELGAMKAQKVGLSVVGSYVGSDAFFPFRDGIDAIAKVGAKAIIQPGGSIRDEEVIQAADEHGLIMVFTGMRHFRH, from the coding sequence ATGATCCAAATCCAAAGAGCACTTGTTTCCGTTTCCGACAAAACGGGAATCACTGAAATCTGTTCCTTCCTTGCTAAAAACGGAGTGGAAATTTTGTCCACAGGTGGGACCTATGATGCCCTAGCCAAAGCTGGAATTGCTGTGAAAAAGGTAGATGAGTTTACTGGCTTTCCAGAAATCTTACATGGTCGTGTAAAAACACTCCACCCAAAAATCCATGGTGGTCTTCTCGGGGATACAACGAATCCTGACCATGTGAAACAAATGGAAGCAAACGGGATAGTTCCGATTACCCTCGTCATCGTCAATTTATATCCATTTGTCAAAACCGTAATGAAACCAGATGTGACCTTCGAAGATGCGATTGAAAACATCGACATCGGTGGACCGTCTATGCTTCGTTCTGCGGCAAAAAACCACAAGAATGTTGTTGTTTTAACTGATCCGAAAGATTACGAATCTTTCCAAAATGAATTTACCGCAAACAATGGTAAAATCTCAAGGGAATCCGCGTTTGGTTATGCGGCAAAAGTATTTTCAGAAACAGCATCGTATGATTCTGCTATCTCCACATACTTCAACAAACGCCAAGGTATCAAATACCCTGATAAAATCACCTTTGCCTTTAACAAAAAACAAAAACTTCGCTACGGTGAAAACCCACACCAAGACGCTGCGTTTTACGAACCACTCTTTCTCAAATCGCAATTTGAAGCATTACAAGGAAAAGAACTCTCGTTTAATAATATGTTGGATTTTGATGCGGCATTTCACGTGGCAAGTTTACTGCCGAAAAATGCAGTTTCCATCGTAAAACACTTGAATCCATGTGGCATTGCCTTTGGCGATACGGTTCTTGAATCCTTCGAACTTGCTAGAAAAACCGATCCTATCTCTGCGTTTGGTGGAATCATTGGAATCCATGGTCGCGTGGAAAAGGATGCCGCAGAAGAAATCACAAAAAACTTTGTGGAAGGTGTGATTGCGGAGAGTTTTTCACCGGAAGCATTAGAAATCTTTGGAAAAAAACCAAACATCCGTTTGATCCCGATTGCCAAATTTGATGAAGCACTGGACGAGTTGGATTTACGATCTCTCCACCATGGACTTCTCATCCAAAACAGAGACTATGATCTCATCACAAAAGACAAATTGAAAATCGTTTCGAAAAAACAACCAACAGAAGATGATTTGGAAGGTTTGATGTTTGCTTGGAACTGTGTGAAATTTATCAAATCCAATGCCATTGTTTATACAGACCAAAACTCAACTCTTGGAATCGGTGCAGGCCAAATGTCTCGTGTGGATTCCGTAGAGCTTGGTGCGATGAAAGCACAAAAAGTGGGTTTATCTGTTGTGGGATCGTATGTCGGAAGTGATGCGTTTTTTCCATTCCGTGATGGGATTGATGCCATTGCCAAAGTGGGGGCCAAAGCCATCATCCAACCCGGTGGTTCCATTCGAGATGAAGAAGTGATCCAAGCGGCTGATGAACATGGTCTCATTATGGTCTTCACTGGAATGAGGCATTTCCGTCACTAA
- the fsa gene encoding fructose-6-phosphate aldolase — protein MNLFLDTANIDEIKKVHELGLLDGITTNPSIIAKSGRKFTEVIKEICSFVKGPVSAEVLATDAPTMIKEGLELSKIAENVVVKVPLIPEGIKAVNAFAEKGIQTNVTLCFTANQALLAAKAGASFISPFVGRLDDVGYDGLELISEIREIYDNYGIETQILAASVRHPIHFKEVALRGADCVTLPYSVFEMLFKHPLTDSGLAKFVEDSKKLNW, from the coding sequence ATGAATTTATTCTTAGACACAGCCAACATTGACGAAATCAAAAAAGTCCATGAACTAGGCTTACTTGACGGTATCACCACTAACCCATCCATCATTGCTAAATCAGGTCGCAAATTCACAGAAGTCATCAAAGAAATCTGTAGTTTTGTGAAAGGACCTGTTAGTGCAGAGGTTCTTGCAACGGATGCACCTACCATGATCAAAGAAGGTTTGGAACTTTCTAAAATCGCAGAGAACGTAGTTGTCAAAGTGCCTTTAATTCCAGAAGGAATCAAAGCTGTCAATGCGTTCGCAGAAAAAGGAATCCAAACAAACGTTACACTTTGTTTCACGGCAAACCAAGCACTCCTTGCGGCTAAAGCGGGTGCGAGTTTTATTTCCCCTTTTGTAGGACGTTTGGATGATGTTGGATATGATGGACTCGAACTAATTTCTGAAATCCGAGAGATCTACGATAATTACGGAATTGAAACCCAAATCCTTGCGGCTTCGGTTCGTCACCCCATTCACTTCAAAGAAGTAGCACTTCGCGGAGCAGATTGTGTAACGTTACCATATTCTGTTTTTGAAATGTTATTCAAACATCCATTAACCGATAGTGGACTTGCTAAATTTGTAGAAGATTCAAAAAAGTTAAACTGGTAA
- a CDS encoding TRAP transporter large permease → MGSWGILVLLLALILLRQPLIVLMGAITVYCYYFLPDPPLESFHELNSIVGDLFFAGDKEILLAIPLFIIAGNLMTHGSIARRLIRIAQAMTAPIPAGLAIAGVFSCGIFAAISGSSPVTLIAIGGLMYPSLTKAGYPTQFSMGLLASGGTLGIIIPPSIPMIVYAIMVGVSVTDLFIAGIGPGILLMTLLMIYSVFRAGKVGRGKWDWAEIRVAWKEGVLALMMPVVILGGIYSGFFTATESAAIAVFYAILVEVFIHKELSFPKIPKIMAESAEMLGILFLILILAVSLNKFMIENEIPQNLVATMSELISSPVTFLIGVNILLLIVGMFMDIMSAILVLAPLLAPMAVNYGINPVHFGIIMIVNLEIGYLTPPVGVNLFVASGIFKQPLGKVIQSVAPIVGLFLVGLILISWIPDISLGLLGGDAMTPSP, encoded by the coding sequence ATGGGTTCTTGGGGAATACTCGTACTCTTACTTGCACTGATTTTACTCAGACAACCACTCATTGTTCTCATGGGTGCGATCACTGTGTATTGTTATTACTTCTTACCCGATCCACCGCTTGAGTCATTTCATGAACTCAATAGCATTGTGGGAGATTTGTTTTTTGCGGGTGATAAAGAAATCCTTCTTGCGATTCCACTGTTTATCATCGCAGGGAATTTGATGACTCATGGTAGTATTGCCAGACGTCTCATCCGCATTGCACAAGCGATGACAGCGCCGATTCCAGCAGGTCTTGCCATTGCAGGGGTTTTCTCTTGTGGTATTTTTGCTGCCATCTCGGGATCTTCTCCCGTCACTCTCATTGCAATTGGTGGGCTTATGTACCCTTCTCTTACCAAAGCCGGTTACCCAACTCAATTCTCTATGGGATTACTTGCCTCTGGGGGAACTCTTGGGATCATCATTCCGCCAAGTATCCCGATGATTGTATATGCCATTATGGTGGGTGTGTCTGTGACAGACCTCTTCATTGCAGGGATTGGTCCTGGAATTTTACTCATGACTTTACTCATGATTTACTCAGTATTCCGTGCCGGGAAAGTAGGTCGTGGAAAATGGGACTGGGCAGAAATTCGTGTGGCTTGGAAAGAAGGTGTCCTTGCTCTGATGATGCCTGTGGTGATTCTTGGCGGAATATACTCCGGCTTTTTCACCGCAACGGAATCCGCTGCGATTGCGGTTTTTTATGCCATCCTTGTGGAAGTGTTCATCCACAAAGAACTTAGTTTTCCAAAAATCCCTAAAATCATGGCAGAAAGTGCAGAGATGCTTGGGATTTTATTTCTCATTCTGATCCTTGCTGTAAGTTTGAACAAATTCATGATCGAAAATGAGATCCCACAAAACCTTGTAGCAACGATGTCAGAACTCATTTCGAGTCCAGTCACCTTCCTCATCGGTGTGAACATTTTGTTACTGATTGTTGGGATGTTTATGGACATCATGAGTGCAATCCTAGTGCTTGCACCTCTTCTTGCGCCAATGGCAGTCAATTATGGAATCAACCCTGTTCACTTTGGAATCATCATGATTGTCAACTTGGAAATTGGATACCTAACACCACCAGTTGGGGTAAACCTGTTTGTGGCGTCAGGTATCTTCAAACAACCGTTAGGCAAGGTAATTCAATCGGTTGCTCCGATTGTAGGACTTTTCCTTGTGGGACTCATTCTCATCAGTTGGATTCCCGATATTTCTCTCGGACTCCTTGGTGGAGATGCTATGACTCCAAGCCCATAG
- a CDS encoding flagellar protein FlgN, whose protein sequence is MKQVSYKQLLQKKIQFLDTLILNLKREEELLSYRDADSAVKIEFKNESIVRKLEDLDSQILEHQEMDVHTAEEIELSETVFSKLDEARTLQQKVQELLVFEMNESKKEYWEFSIKRRLKSHLVFSSGLSWTRNYC, encoded by the coding sequence ATGAAACAAGTTTCCTATAAACAATTACTACAAAAAAAAATCCAATTCTTAGATACCCTTATTCTCAATCTGAAACGAGAAGAGGAATTACTTTCCTACAGGGATGCTGATTCAGCTGTGAAAATCGAATTTAAAAATGAATCCATTGTCAGAAAACTAGAAGACTTAGATTCACAAATTTTGGAACACCAGGAAATGGATGTTCACACGGCAGAAGAAATCGAACTGTCAGAAACAGTATTTTCGAAATTAGATGAAGCGAGGACCTTACAACAAAAAGTCCAAGAATTGCTTGTGTTTGAGATGAACGAAAGTAAAAAAGAATATTGGGAATTTAGTATCAAACGAAGGCTAAAATCGCATTTGGTATTTTCCTCTGGTCTTTCATGGACAAGAAACTACTGTTAA
- a CDS encoding DUF1574 domain-containing protein, whose amino-acid sequence MKSKPFLFYPVVLFFFIFFVDKIFLLPIFHDEFLQAGNSVFYFQRKVLKDRLAKDPDLKEKKLTLVFGDSRSYPFSELGIPEPLKKDWILYNFSSPQGIPMNSFVQLERILETGVTPDFIILSLSPEAFDDSKGFILSPFLRMGCDQNCINMVWDDIPLKEKWYYVLDHVFAIRSIEFNLSLFSSRLKQGNLKEYKASHNKEYQLINYTKGEYLMYGVQSNPIEKIKNDTLRIGSLYMSSYQLGKSQLPYVERFLKITKEKKIKTLVVWPKVFPEYYAYYEKFHIKEVWWNPLETMAKGYGAYTLNWNVPGTCDLFNDASHQSAFCFVDQMKEIWLNYAEK is encoded by the coding sequence TTGAAATCAAAACCATTTTTATTTTACCCAGTTGTTCTCTTTTTCTTTATCTTTTTTGTAGATAAGATTTTTTTATTACCCATCTTTCATGATGAATTCTTGCAAGCAGGGAATTCTGTTTTTTATTTCCAAAGAAAGGTTTTAAAAGATCGCTTGGCAAAAGATCCTGATTTGAAAGAAAAAAAACTTACCTTAGTCTTTGGGGATTCAAGGTCCTATCCTTTCTCAGAATTAGGAATTCCAGAGCCACTTAAGAAGGATTGGATTTTATATAATTTCAGCAGTCCCCAAGGCATTCCGATGAATTCATTCGTTCAGTTGGAGCGAATTTTAGAAACGGGAGTTACGCCTGATTTTATTATCTTATCGTTAAGTCCGGAAGCATTTGATGATTCCAAAGGATTTATCCTTTCACCATTTTTAAGAATGGGATGTGATCAAAATTGTATCAATATGGTATGGGACGATATCCCACTCAAAGAAAAATGGTATTATGTTTTAGATCATGTCTTTGCAATCCGGAGTATTGAATTTAACTTGTCCCTATTCTCATCCCGCTTAAAACAAGGTAATCTAAAAGAGTACAAAGCCTCGCATAACAAAGAATACCAACTCATCAATTATACAAAAGGTGAGTATTTGATGTATGGAGTTCAATCCAACCCAATTGAAAAAATCAAAAATGACACACTGCGGATTGGAAGTTTATACATGAGTTCCTACCAGTTAGGTAAATCTCAGCTTCCCTATGTCGAACGATTTCTAAAAATCACAAAAGAGAAAAAAATAAAAACCTTGGTCGTATGGCCTAAAGTGTTTCCAGAGTATTATGCTTATTACGAAAAGTTCCATATTAAAGAAGTTTGGTGGAATCCATTAGAAACAATGGCGAAGGGATATGGAGCGTACACACTGAATTGGAATGTACCTGGCACCTGCGATTTATTCAATGATGCATCTCACCAGTCAGCATTTTGTTTTGTGGATCAAATGAAAGAGATTTGGTTGAATTACGCTGAAAAATAG
- a CDS encoding TRAP transporter TatT component family protein, with product MNQNKNWSKIALATLVLVSVVACGKSRQVKISASDVVRATTPAKLPADIEKLWKNRHNEQDLRQALVSLEKFAIENPQYTDVKVMLCRGNYLMGDGHLWLKLTGDADEDKKVKEESIAFYDAAVNWCEAALAMNPKFRDKVVKDGLEVEKALDVLGPEDIDALYWRYASLGKWSRLVGFTTLLSNRSKFSAMVNRVKEIEKAMGKEYFYAATLRYDAASNALSPTGDKKLADKLFEEAIAKHPNYFAVRVLYAESRLKGNEDKFKKQLDYVIKGKAASLPEIEPDQIVEQRKAKKLLDEL from the coding sequence ATGAACCAAAACAAAAATTGGTCAAAAATCGCACTCGCAACACTTGTGCTCGTATCAGTCGTTGCTTGTGGAAAATCAAGACAAGTGAAAATTTCTGCATCGGATGTAGTAAGAGCAACTACGCCTGCAAAACTTCCAGCTGACATTGAAAAACTTTGGAAGAACCGTCACAACGAACAAGACTTGCGTCAAGCGCTTGTTAGTTTAGAGAAATTTGCAATCGAAAACCCACAATACACTGATGTGAAAGTGATGTTGTGCCGTGGTAATTACTTAATGGGCGATGGACACTTGTGGCTCAAATTGACTGGCGATGCTGATGAAGATAAAAAAGTAAAAGAGGAATCAATTGCTTTTTATGATGCGGCAGTGAACTGGTGTGAAGCAGCTCTTGCAATGAATCCAAAATTCAGAGACAAAGTTGTGAAAGATGGTTTAGAAGTTGAAAAAGCTCTTGATGTACTCGGTCCAGAAGACATCGATGCACTCTACTGGAGATATGCATCTTTAGGAAAATGGTCAAGATTAGTAGGCTTTACGACTCTTCTTTCTAACCGATCTAAATTTTCTGCAATGGTTAACCGCGTAAAAGAAATCGAAAAAGCAATGGGTAAAGAATACTTTTATGCAGCTACACTTCGATATGATGCAGCGAGTAATGCCCTTTCACCTACTGGTGATAAAAAGTTGGCGGACAAATTGTTCGAGGAAGCAATCGCAAAACACCCTAACTATTTTGCAGTTCGCGTTCTCTATGCAGAAAGTCGCTTAAAAGGAAACGAAGATAAGTTCAAAAAACAATTGGACTATGTCATCAAAGGGAAAGCAGCGTCTTTACCAGAAATCGAGCCTGATCAAATCGTAGAACAAAGAAAAGCGAAAAAATTACTCGACGAACTATAA
- a CDS encoding DedA family protein codes for MDFLQTLVSIFMQYGYFAVFGILILCGFGLPVPEDISLTAGGVISGLGYANVHIMFLVGMAGVLIGDSFVFWLGSHYGERALTLPVLRTVLHPERFDKVREQFKKYGRWVVFVGRFMPGLRMPIFFTAGTSKQISFLLFLLTDGFAALVSVPIWVYLGYYFAHNFDELMGWVRSGQTVILILVALLVATLVFFWWRRKHREGKGAQ; via the coding sequence ATGGACTTTTTACAAACCTTAGTTTCCATTTTTATGCAATACGGTTATTTTGCCGTTTTTGGAATTTTAATCCTATGTGGATTTGGCCTACCAGTTCCTGAAGATATTTCACTCACCGCGGGAGGTGTGATTTCAGGCCTGGGGTATGCGAATGTGCATATCATGTTTCTTGTTGGTATGGCAGGAGTTCTGATTGGCGATTCTTTTGTTTTTTGGCTGGGAAGCCATTATGGAGAAAGAGCTCTCACCTTACCCGTCTTACGTACAGTTTTACACCCAGAACGTTTCGATAAAGTCAGAGAGCAGTTTAAAAAATATGGCCGTTGGGTTGTGTTCGTGGGTCGGTTTATGCCTGGACTTCGTATGCCGATTTTTTTTACGGCAGGCACATCGAAACAAATCAGCTTTCTCTTATTTTTACTCACAGATGGATTTGCCGCTCTTGTTTCTGTTCCCATTTGGGTGTATTTGGGATATTATTTTGCCCACAATTTTGATGAACTTATGGGATGGGTGCGAAGTGGACAAACGGTCATTCTAATTTTAGTGGCCCTACTTGTCGCCACTCTTGTTTTCTTCTGGTGGCGGAGGAAACACCGAGAAGGAAAAGGAGCCCAATGA